From Halosolutus amylolyticus, a single genomic window includes:
- the aroC gene encoding chorismate synthase, whose translation MNGNRFGRLFQVTTFGESHGEAMGCTVSGCPAGLELSEDDIQADLDRRKPGQSMITTSRGEPDAVSIKSGIQDGYTTGTPIGLVIQNKDARSGKYEPFITAPRPSHGDFTYSAKFGTRNWGGGGRSSARETVNWVAAGAIAKKLLEREGVELKAHVNQIGDIEAPEVGFDEMLEHSEENDVRCAHPETAERMQERIEEYQEEGDSIGGSIYFEARGVPVGLGAPRFDSLSARLGQAMMAVPATTAFEFGLGTEAAEWTGKDRNDDWEFDEDGNPTPVENDHGGIQGGISSGEPIYGEVTLHAPTSIPKSQQTADWETGEIKAEQVIGRHDPVLPPRGVPVVEAMLALTLVDFMLLSGRINPDRVDDRPGKFDTDYHPSNPRNE comes from the coding sequence ATGAACGGCAATCGCTTCGGTCGTCTCTTCCAGGTGACCACCTTCGGTGAGAGCCACGGAGAGGCGATGGGCTGTACCGTCTCCGGCTGCCCGGCCGGTCTCGAACTGTCCGAAGACGACATCCAGGCGGATCTCGATCGGCGCAAACCCGGCCAGTCGATGATCACCACCTCTCGCGGCGAACCCGACGCCGTCTCGATCAAGTCCGGCATCCAGGACGGCTACACGACCGGGACGCCGATCGGGCTGGTCATCCAGAACAAGGACGCCCGATCGGGCAAGTACGAACCCTTCATCACCGCACCGCGGCCGTCTCACGGCGACTTTACCTACTCCGCGAAGTTCGGGACGCGAAACTGGGGCGGCGGCGGTCGCTCCTCGGCGCGCGAGACGGTCAACTGGGTCGCCGCGGGCGCGATCGCGAAGAAACTCCTCGAACGCGAGGGGGTCGAACTGAAGGCCCACGTCAACCAGATCGGGGATATCGAGGCCCCCGAGGTGGGTTTCGACGAGATGCTCGAACACAGCGAGGAGAACGACGTCCGCTGTGCCCACCCCGAAACGGCCGAGCGGATGCAGGAACGCATCGAGGAGTACCAGGAGGAGGGTGACTCGATCGGCGGGTCGATCTACTTCGAGGCCCGGGGCGTCCCGGTCGGCCTCGGCGCGCCACGCTTCGACTCGCTCTCGGCACGCCTCGGTCAGGCCATGATGGCGGTTCCGGCGACGACCGCGTTCGAGTTCGGCCTCGGAACCGAGGCGGCCGAGTGGACCGGCAAAGATCGGAACGACGACTGGGAATTCGACGAGGACGGGAATCCGACGCCCGTCGAGAACGACCACGGCGGCATCCAGGGCGGGATCAGTTCGGGGGAGCCGATCTACGGCGAAGTGACGCTCCACGCGCCCACGTCGATCCCGAAGAGCCAGCAGACGGCCGACTGGGAGACCGGCGAGATCAAAGCGGAGCAGGTCATCGGCCGCCACGACCCGGTGCTCCCGCCACGTGGGGTGCCCGTCGTCGAGGCGATGCTCGCCCTGACGCTCGTCGACTTCATGCTCCTGTCGGGCCGCATCAACCCCGATCGGGTCGACGATCGGCCCGGGAAGTTCGACACGGACTACCACCCGAGCAACCCGCGGAACGAGTAG
- a CDS encoding M48 family metalloprotease, with product MDWSPDRRLQWRMLLALALTLVGYVALFGVVVTLFSDHVATGFGLVVLVVLAASVTQADRIAYLATRAIAIDRDRHPELHETVERLARQVDLPVPPVAVIPSDEPNALSAGTGDRTVVCVTTGLLKTLSEDELEAVLAHELAHLKNADSAVMTVAGFPMAVSAAVLSLAGRSVSAASFVLGWPLVLGIYLLFVGLPIYLVSLPGIAVLSRYREFAADRGAVAITGDPYALASALATLHGSTPPETDLRRVAGFNAFCIVPASTILPQWATHPPTHERIRRLRVLFQRSEA from the coding sequence ATGGACTGGTCCCCCGATCGCCGCCTCCAGTGGCGGATGCTCCTCGCCCTCGCTCTGACGCTCGTCGGCTACGTCGCCCTCTTCGGCGTCGTCGTCACGCTGTTCTCCGATCACGTCGCGACCGGGTTCGGCCTCGTGGTGCTCGTCGTGCTGGCCGCGAGCGTCACGCAGGCCGATCGGATCGCCTACCTGGCCACGAGGGCGATCGCCATCGATCGCGACCGGCACCCGGAACTCCACGAGACGGTGGAGCGACTGGCCCGACAGGTCGACCTGCCGGTCCCGCCGGTCGCCGTGATCCCGAGCGACGAACCGAACGCCCTCTCGGCGGGGACGGGCGATCGGACGGTCGTGTGCGTGACGACCGGCCTCCTGAAGACGCTCTCCGAGGACGAACTGGAGGCGGTCCTCGCGCACGAACTGGCCCACCTGAAAAACGCCGACTCGGCGGTCATGACGGTCGCCGGCTTCCCGATGGCCGTCTCCGCGGCGGTGCTCTCGCTGGCCGGCAGATCCGTCTCGGCCGCGTCGTTCGTTCTGGGGTGGCCGCTGGTGCTCGGAATCTACCTGCTGTTCGTCGGGCTGCCGATCTACCTCGTGAGCCTCCCCGGCATCGCCGTGCTCTCGCGATACCGCGAGTTCGCCGCCGACAGGGGAGCGGTCGCGATCACCGGCGATCCGTACGCCCTGGCCAGTGCGCTCGCAACCCTTCACGGATCGACCCCGCCGGAGACCGATCTCCGGCGCGTTGCCGGATTCAACGCCTTCTGCATCGTCCCGGCGTCGACGATCCTCCCGCAGTGGGCCACCCACCCGCCGACGCACGAACGAATCAGGCGGCTCCGGGTACTCTTCCAGCGATCGGAGGCGTGA
- a CDS encoding thiamine pyrophosphate-dependent dehydrogenase E1 component subunit alpha, with translation MADFDIHSTAGRLEALRRMLTIRAFDEEAGDRFADGEIPGFVHLYIGEEAVGVGTCAALDPDDYIASTHRGHGHCIAKGLDPKYMMAELYGKAEGYCNGKGGSMHIADVDAGMLGANGIVGAGPPMATGAALSIDYQDRDQVAVGFLGDGAVAQGQVHEAINLASTWDLPAVFVVENNQYGEGTPVEKQHNVDNLSDTAQAYDIPGLTVDGMDITAVEEGVAEARERATAGEGPTLVEAETYRYRGHYEGDEEPYRDDAEIQRWKDRDPIDSFKERLIDRGELTEEEFDDLQAEVEAEIEAAVEYAQEADRPTPDEAYDDMFAEMPPEIERFATAARARPDGGERISDSRSSSAQSSDGGERSSSAHGSDDGRQGGDRR, from the coding sequence ATGGCAGACTTTGACATACACAGTACGGCGGGGCGACTGGAAGCACTGCGCCGGATGCTGACCATCCGTGCGTTCGACGAGGAAGCAGGGGATCGGTTCGCAGACGGGGAAATACCGGGGTTCGTACACCTCTACATCGGGGAGGAGGCGGTCGGCGTCGGGACGTGTGCGGCGCTCGATCCGGACGACTACATCGCGAGCACACACCGCGGCCACGGCCACTGCATCGCGAAGGGGCTCGACCCGAAGTACATGATGGCCGAACTCTACGGCAAGGCCGAGGGCTACTGCAACGGCAAGGGGGGCTCGATGCACATCGCGGACGTCGACGCCGGGATGCTCGGCGCGAACGGAATCGTCGGCGCGGGGCCGCCGATGGCGACCGGTGCGGCGCTGTCGATCGACTACCAGGACCGCGATCAGGTGGCGGTCGGCTTCCTCGGGGACGGGGCCGTCGCGCAGGGGCAGGTCCACGAGGCGATCAACCTCGCGTCGACCTGGGACCTGCCGGCGGTTTTCGTCGTCGAGAACAACCAGTACGGCGAGGGGACGCCGGTCGAGAAGCAACACAACGTCGACAACCTGAGCGACACGGCACAGGCCTACGACATTCCGGGGCTGACCGTCGACGGGATGGACATCACCGCGGTCGAGGAGGGAGTCGCCGAGGCGCGCGAACGCGCGACCGCGGGCGAGGGGCCGACCCTCGTCGAGGCCGAGACCTATCGCTACCGCGGCCACTACGAGGGTGACGAGGAACCCTACCGGGACGACGCGGAGATCCAGCGCTGGAAGGACCGGGACCCGATCGACTCGTTCAAAGAACGGCTGATCGATCGGGGCGAACTGACCGAGGAGGAGTTCGACGACCTGCAGGCGGAGGTCGAAGCCGAAATCGAGGCCGCAGTCGAGTACGCCCAGGAGGCCGATCGGCCGACGCCGGACGAGGCCTACGACGACATGTTCGCGGAGATGCCACCGGAGATCGAACGGTTCGCGACGGCCGCGAGGGCGAGACCGGACGGCGGTGAGCGAATCTCCGATTCGCGATCCTCGTCGGCACAGAGTTCCGACGGCGGTGAGCGATCCTCGTCGGCGCATGGCTCCGACGACGGCCGCCAGGGAGGTGACCGACGATGA
- a CDS encoding alpha-ketoacid dehydrogenase subunit beta: protein MTAHAEPERELETETETMTVREAIRQALREELDRDEDVYLVGEDIGRFGGVLEVTGDLWEEFGDERVRDTPISEAGFMGAATGAAATGTRPVVELMFSDFAGVSMEQIMNQMAKMRYMFGGKAEMPVTVRTTEGGGMGAASQHSGTIHTWIAHFPGLKAVAPGTAAAAKGLTKAAIRSNDPVFVFENKMIYEQQGAVPTDEDFTVPIGEAAIEREGDDVTVVATQRLVGESVQTAESIADDVDVEVIDARSLYPLDTETIVESVEKTGRLIVADESPLSYGTHAEIVARVQEEAFFSLDAPIQRVGTPDTHMPFSPPLEQEVLPSGEDVREAIERVA from the coding sequence ATGACCGCACACGCAGAACCCGAGCGAGAACTCGAGACCGAAACGGAGACGATGACCGTCCGGGAGGCCATCCGACAGGCCCTCCGCGAAGAACTCGATCGCGACGAGGACGTCTACCTCGTGGGCGAGGACATCGGCCGCTTCGGCGGCGTCCTCGAAGTGACCGGCGACCTCTGGGAGGAGTTCGGCGACGAGCGCGTCCGGGACACGCCGATCAGCGAGGCCGGCTTCATGGGCGCGGCGACGGGTGCCGCGGCGACGGGCACCCGGCCGGTCGTCGAACTCATGTTCTCGGACTTCGCCGGGGTCTCGATGGAACAGATCATGAACCAGATGGCGAAGATGCGGTACATGTTCGGCGGGAAGGCCGAGATGCCGGTCACCGTCCGGACCACCGAGGGCGGCGGGATGGGTGCCGCGAGCCAGCACTCGGGGACGATCCACACCTGGATCGCGCACTTCCCCGGTCTGAAGGCCGTCGCACCCGGCACCGCCGCGGCCGCGAAGGGGCTGACGAAGGCGGCGATCCGATCGAACGACCCCGTCTTCGTCTTCGAGAACAAGATGATCTACGAACAGCAGGGCGCGGTGCCGACGGACGAGGACTTCACGGTTCCGATCGGCGAGGCCGCGATCGAGCGCGAGGGCGACGACGTCACGGTCGTCGCGACCCAGCGTCTCGTCGGCGAGAGCGTACAGACCGCCGAAAGCATCGCCGACGACGTCGACGTCGAGGTGATCGACGCCCGATCGCTGTACCCGCTCGACACCGAGACGATCGTCGAGAGCGTCGAGAAGACCGGCCGGCTCATCGTCGCCGACGAGAGCCCGCTCTCGTACGGCACCCACGCGGAGATCGTCGCTCGCGTCCAGGAAGAGGCGTTCTTCAGCCTCGACGCGCCGATCCAGCGGGTCGGGACGCCCGACACGCACATGCCGTTCAGTCCGCCCCTCGAGCAGGAGGTCCTGCCGAGCGGCGAGGACGTCCGCGAGGCGATCGAGCGGGTGGCCTGA
- a CDS encoding NAD(+)/NADH kinase, whose product MSRVGLIVNPAAGRDVRRLTGGATVVDNYAKRRVAECVLDGLTATSDPPAVRLMPDRSGIADHAVAESPGAVDASVLEMPVEKSAADTRRAAARFREDGLAAVVVLGGDGTTRDVASEIGEVPVIAVSTGTNNVVPTAVDGTLAGVAAALIATAAVPAADVTTRHGMVEARVEAGTGERTLSALASAEVSSRSFVGTRALLDPTDLRGGVVSRAHPGDVGLAAVAGAFERVAPTDPGGVVLRLADPAEAPRSVRAVLAPGVTATVGIESVDRLDWDETARFDVPDGVVGADGERELELTDATVALTPVPEGPRLVDVDATLSAGADAGALVAEGTEPASTIEDYSSD is encoded by the coding sequence GTGTCCCGCGTTGGACTGATCGTCAACCCCGCCGCCGGCCGGGACGTCCGCCGCCTCACCGGCGGCGCCACCGTCGTCGACAACTACGCGAAGCGCCGGGTCGCCGAGTGCGTGCTCGACGGCCTGACCGCGACGAGCGATCCGCCGGCGGTCCGGCTCATGCCGGACCGATCGGGGATCGCCGACCACGCGGTCGCGGAGTCGCCCGGGGCAGTGGACGCGAGCGTCCTCGAGATGCCGGTCGAGAAGTCGGCGGCCGACACCCGTCGGGCCGCGGCCCGGTTTCGCGAGGACGGACTCGCGGCGGTCGTCGTCCTCGGCGGCGACGGCACGACCCGCGACGTCGCGAGCGAGATCGGTGAAGTGCCGGTGATCGCCGTCTCGACGGGGACGAACAACGTCGTCCCGACGGCCGTCGACGGTACCCTCGCGGGGGTCGCGGCGGCACTGATCGCGACGGCGGCCGTTCCGGCGGCCGACGTAACCACGCGCCACGGGATGGTCGAGGCGCGCGTCGAGGCGGGGACCGGCGAGCGGACCCTGTCGGCGCTCGCCTCGGCCGAGGTGTCCTCGCGATCGTTCGTGGGGACGCGGGCGCTCCTCGATCCGACCGATCTGCGCGGGGGCGTCGTCTCTCGGGCCCACCCGGGCGACGTCGGCCTGGCCGCCGTCGCAGGGGCGTTCGAACGCGTCGCGCCCACCGATCCCGGCGGCGTCGTCCTCCGACTGGCCGATCCCGCCGAGGCCCCGCGGAGCGTCCGGGCGGTACTCGCGCCCGGCGTCACCGCGACCGTGGGGATCGAGTCCGTCGATCGACTCGACTGGGACGAGACCGCTCGGTTCGACGTTCCCGACGGGGTCGTCGGGGCGGACGGCGAGCGCGAACTGGAACTCACCGACGCGACGGTCGCCCTCACACCGGTCCCCGAGGGTCCGCGACTCGTCGACGTGGACGCGACGCTCTCGGCCGGGGCCGACGCCGGTGCGCTCGTGGCCGAGGGGACCGAACCGGCCTCGACGATCGAGGACTATAGTAGCGACTGA
- a CDS encoding 2-oxo acid dehydrogenase subunit E2, with product MAYIVRMPKLGLEMERGELLAWEVDDGATVEAGDVIAEVESEKSVAEVEAREDGVLRRTYLEEGESVPPGTPIGIVAPADADVADLEADAEADLAAEVETEATPQASGATATQETSDRDEPAAQPEPDRVSDEVKASPRARDRADALGVDLTTVEGTGYQGAITEDDVEAAAEREPADEADVDASPRARKRADELGVDLATVDGTGYQGAITEDDVEEAASGAADAAGRTPAETRSFGGMRKTIARRLGESYRDAVHVTVHRTADAEALFAATDAADEALDANVSVQDVLLLAVSATLDDHPAFNATFEDEVHRLWADHNLGIAVDVDDGLIAPVLSDVGGKSLETIATERRDLVGRALEGEYTMDDLRDGTFTVTNLGVLGVESFDPIINPPQVAILGVNAVSESPVRGPNDEVRWRRHLPLDLTFDHRIVDGADAARFLETLVGHVEEPWPLLPDGVEAGAESRSGATAGETEMPDRTVTAHNPGGMAGTIEAGSFAWDFDEPEDAGGTETGPTPVDVFLGGLAACLSLSVRFQADKRDAPIESIDVTTDADPEHGSVDRIEATVRLETDADEETVDRIVDLGERGCHVSQVLRDDLPMEITWERV from the coding sequence ATGGCCTACATCGTCAGGATGCCGAAACTGGGTCTCGAGATGGAACGCGGGGAGTTGCTCGCGTGGGAAGTCGACGACGGAGCGACCGTCGAAGCGGGAGACGTCATCGCCGAGGTCGAATCCGAGAAGAGCGTCGCCGAGGTCGAAGCCCGCGAGGACGGCGTCCTCCGACGAACGTACCTCGAGGAGGGCGAGTCGGTCCCGCCCGGAACCCCGATCGGCATCGTCGCGCCCGCCGACGCGGACGTCGCCGACCTCGAGGCGGACGCGGAGGCCGACCTGGCGGCGGAGGTGGAGACGGAGGCGACACCGCAGGCGTCCGGGGCGACCGCCACCCAGGAGACGAGCGATCGCGACGAACCGGCCGCCCAACCGGAACCCGATCGCGTCTCGGACGAGGTCAAGGCGTCGCCACGTGCCAGGGACCGCGCCGACGCGCTCGGCGTCGACCTGACGACCGTCGAGGGAACCGGCTACCAGGGGGCGATCACCGAGGACGACGTCGAGGCGGCGGCCGAGCGCGAACCGGCCGACGAAGCCGACGTCGACGCGTCTCCGCGGGCGCGAAAGCGGGCGGACGAACTCGGCGTCGACCTGGCGACCGTCGATGGAACGGGCTACCAGGGAGCGATCACCGAAGACGACGTCGAGGAAGCGGCGTCCGGGGCGGCCGACGCGGCCGGGCGGACCCCCGCGGAGACGCGATCGTTCGGCGGGATGCGCAAGACGATCGCCAGACGGCTGGGCGAGAGCTACCGGGACGCCGTCCACGTGACGGTCCACCGTACGGCGGACGCCGAGGCCCTGTTCGCCGCGACGGACGCCGCGGACGAGGCGCTCGACGCGAACGTCTCCGTTCAGGACGTGCTGTTGCTCGCCGTATCGGCGACCCTCGACGACCACCCGGCGTTCAACGCGACGTTCGAGGACGAGGTCCACCGCCTCTGGGCGGACCACAATCTCGGGATCGCCGTGGACGTCGACGACGGCCTCATCGCGCCGGTGCTCTCCGATGTCGGCGGCAAGTCCCTCGAGACGATCGCGACGGAGCGACGCGACCTCGTCGGGCGGGCCCTCGAGGGCGAGTACACGATGGACGACCTGCGCGACGGGACGTTCACGGTGACGAACCTCGGCGTGCTCGGGGTCGAGTCGTTCGATCCGATCATCAACCCGCCCCAGGTCGCCATTCTCGGCGTGAACGCCGTCTCGGAATCCCCCGTCCGCGGGCCGAACGACGAGGTGCGATGGCGTCGTCACCTCCCGCTCGATCTCACGTTCGATCACCGGATCGTCGACGGGGCCGACGCCGCGAGGTTCCTCGAGACGCTCGTCGGGCACGTCGAGGAGCCGTGGCCGTTGCTCCCCGACGGGGTCGAGGCCGGCGCCGAGAGCCGATCGGGCGCCACCGCCGGCGAGACCGAAATGCCTGATCGGACCGTCACCGCGCACAACCCGGGTGGCATGGCCGGGACGATCGAGGCCGGATCGTTCGCGTGGGACTTCGACGAGCCCGAGGACGCGGGCGGAACGGAGACGGGACCGACGCCGGTCGACGTCTTCCTCGGCGGACTGGCCGCCTGCCTGTCGCTGAGCGTGCGCTTCCAGGCGGACAAGCGCGACGCGCCGATCGAGTCGATCGACGTGACCACCGACGCCGATCCCGAGCACGGTTCCGTCGATCGGATCGAGGCGACGGTCCGACTCGAGACCGACGCCGACGAGGAGACGGTCGATCGCATCGTCGACCTCGGCGAACGCGGCTGTCACGTCTCGCAAGTCCTCCGTGACGATCTGCCGATGGAGATCACGTGGGAGCGCGTCTGA
- a CDS encoding 2-oxoacid:acceptor oxidoreductase subunit alpha: MSDDELIWRIAGGSGDGIDSTSQNFAKALMRSGLDVFTHRHYPSRIRGGHTYVEIRAAGHEVQSRGDGYNFLLSLGDSFARNPQEEAYYGNEEIKPLSENLDDLREGGIIVYDEGLISEEDVADLDLEERAEENNWHVFPMDLRGLAKEHGREVMRNTAGVGVTAALLDMELDHIEDLMSDAMSGDVLESNLEILHEAYETTKAEYEFEHDLRAPEGSHETEQALLSGSNAIAYGAIDGGCRFISGYPMTPWTDVFTILTQNFPDIGGVSEQVEDEIAAAALAVGASHAGVKAMSGSSGGGFALMSEPLGLAEMTETPLVLVESMRAGPSTGMPTKPEQGDLEFVLYTSQGDSSRVVFAPGNIEEAYEQTRLAFDIAWEYQIPTIIIYDQKLSGENTNVDVEFFDREPEPGLGATLTEEELKEAAHDASGKFERFGYDDNEKNVSKRSLPGQKGGRYLATGNEHSPVGHISEDPDNRVYQMTRRIEKLDSIREELDEERPSNQTYFGEEDAEYGIITWGSSQGAVVEAVQRLNESGHSVKGLSVSDMMPFAEQEVTEFLESVDEAMVVEMNATAQFRGLIQKELGRFGDKMTSLLKYNGNPFEPAEIVEGYEVNLADEDREPTAQVRIEPAAGD, from the coding sequence ATGAGCGACGACGAACTCATCTGGCGAATCGCGGGGGGTTCCGGCGACGGAATCGACTCGACGAGCCAGAATTTCGCAAAGGCGCTGATGCGCTCGGGGCTCGACGTATTCACACACCGTCACTATCCATCGCGGATCCGTGGCGGCCACACGTACGTCGAGATCCGGGCCGCAGGGCACGAGGTACAGTCACGGGGAGACGGCTATAACTTCCTGCTCTCGCTGGGCGACTCGTTCGCCCGCAACCCGCAGGAAGAGGCCTACTACGGCAACGAGGAGATCAAACCCCTGTCCGAGAACCTGGACGACCTCCGGGAGGGCGGGATCATCGTCTACGACGAGGGTCTCATCAGCGAGGAGGACGTCGCGGACCTCGATCTGGAGGAGCGTGCCGAGGAGAACAACTGGCACGTGTTCCCGATGGATCTGCGCGGCCTCGCGAAGGAACACGGCCGCGAAGTCATGCGCAACACCGCCGGCGTGGGAGTGACGGCGGCCCTGCTCGATATGGAACTCGATCACATCGAGGACCTGATGTCCGACGCCATGTCGGGCGACGTCCTCGAGTCGAACCTCGAGATCCTCCACGAGGCCTACGAGACGACGAAAGCGGAGTACGAGTTCGAGCACGACCTGCGAGCGCCCGAGGGCTCTCACGAGACCGAGCAGGCGCTGCTGTCCGGCTCGAACGCGATCGCCTACGGCGCGATCGACGGCGGCTGCCGGTTCATCTCCGGCTACCCGATGACGCCGTGGACGGACGTCTTCACGATCCTCACGCAGAACTTCCCCGACATCGGGGGCGTCTCCGAACAGGTCGAAGACGAGATCGCCGCCGCCGCGCTCGCCGTCGGCGCGAGCCACGCCGGCGTGAAGGCCATGTCCGGCTCCTCCGGGGGTGGGTTCGCGCTGATGAGCGAACCGCTCGGCCTCGCGGAGATGACCGAGACGCCGCTCGTCCTCGTCGAGTCGATGCGGGCCGGTCCCTCGACCGGGATGCCCACCAAGCCCGAGCAGGGCGACCTCGAGTTCGTCCTCTACACGAGCCAGGGCGACTCCTCGCGGGTCGTCTTCGCGCCGGGGAACATCGAGGAGGCCTACGAGCAGACCCGACTCGCGTTCGACATCGCCTGGGAGTACCAGATTCCGACGATCATCATCTACGACCAGAAGCTCTCCGGCGAGAACACCAACGTCGACGTCGAGTTCTTCGACCGCGAGCCCGAACCGGGACTCGGCGCGACGCTGACCGAGGAGGAACTGAAGGAGGCCGCCCACGACGCCTCCGGCAAGTTCGAACGCTTCGGTTACGACGACAACGAGAAGAACGTCAGCAAGCGATCGCTGCCCGGCCAGAAGGGCGGGCGCTACCTCGCGACGGGGAACGAACACTCGCCCGTCGGGCACATCAGCGAAGATCCGGACAACCGGGTCTACCAGATGACCCGGCGCATCGAGAAACTCGACTCCATCCGCGAGGAACTCGACGAGGAACGGCCCTCGAACCAGACGTACTTCGGCGAGGAGGACGCCGAGTACGGAATCATCACGTGGGGGTCGAGCCAGGGCGCCGTCGTCGAAGCCGTCCAGCGGCTCAACGAGAGCGGTCACTCGGTAAAGGGGCTCAGCGTCTCCGACATGATGCCGTTCGCCGAACAGGAAGTGACGGAGTTCCTCGAGAGCGTCGACGAGGCGATGGTCGTCGAGATGAACGCGACCGCCCAGTTCCGCGGGCTCATCCAGAAGGAACTCGGCCGCTTCGGCGACAAGATGACGAGCCTGCTCAAGTACAACGGCAACCCCTTCGAACCCGCGGAGATCGTCGAGGGCTACGAGGTCAACCTCGCGGACGAGGATCGCGAGCCGACCGCCCAGGTCCGAATCGAACCCGCTGCAGGTGACTGA
- a CDS encoding thiamine pyrophosphate-dependent enzyme, giving the protein MSAFNAIGEEREIDRDEFTPGVEPQPTWCPGCGDFGVLKSLKQALPEVGKTPEEVLTVTGIGCSGKLNSYLDTYGFHTIHGRSLPVARAAKLANPELEVIAAGGDGDGYGIGGNHWIHTARENHDITYIVFNNEIFGLTKGQTSPTSPKGHKSKTQPSGSAKTPLRPLSMSLNAGASYIARTAAVNPNQAKEIIAEAIEHDGFAHVDFLTQCPTWNKDARQYVPYIDVQESDDYDFDVTDRREAAEMMYETEDVLNEGTVLTGRYYVDEDRPSYQEEKRAVGELPDQPVAERYFDDDAEWERSYDLLDRHT; this is encoded by the coding sequence ATGAGTGCATTCAACGCAATCGGTGAAGAACGAGAGATCGACCGGGACGAGTTCACGCCCGGTGTCGAACCGCAGCCGACCTGGTGTCCGGGCTGTGGCGACTTCGGCGTCCTGAAGTCGCTGAAGCAGGCCCTGCCCGAAGTCGGCAAGACCCCCGAGGAGGTCCTGACCGTCACCGGGATCGGCTGTTCCGGCAAGCTGAACAGCTACCTCGACACGTACGGCTTCCACACGATCCACGGCCGATCGCTCCCGGTCGCCCGCGCGGCCAAACTCGCCAACCCCGAACTCGAGGTCATCGCCGCGGGCGGGGACGGCGACGGCTACGGGATCGGCGGTAACCACTGGATCCACACGGCCCGCGAGAACCACGACATCACCTACATCGTGTTCAACAACGAGATCTTCGGCCTGACGAAGGGCCAGACCTCGCCCACCAGTCCGAAGGGCCACAAGTCCAAGACCCAGCCCTCGGGCAGCGCGAAGACGCCGCTTCGGCCGCTGTCGATGTCGCTGAACGCCGGCGCGAGCTACATCGCCCGCACGGCCGCCGTCAACCCCAACCAGGCCAAGGAGATCATCGCGGAAGCGATCGAGCACGACGGCTTCGCCCACGTCGACTTCCTGACCCAGTGTCCCACCTGGAACAAGGACGCCCGCCAGTACGTCCCCTACATCGACGTCCAGGAGTCCGACGACTACGACTTCGACGTCACCGACCGCCGCGAGGCGGCCGAGATGATGTACGAGACCGAGGACGTCCTCAACGAGGGCACCGTCCTCACGGGCCGGTACTACGTCGACGAGGACCGTCCGTCCTACCAGGAGGAGAAGCGAGCCGTCGGCGAACTGCCCGACCAGCCGGTCGCCGAACGCTACTTCGACGACGACGCCGAGTGGGAACGGAGCTACGACCTGCTCGATCGACACACATGA